The following proteins come from a genomic window of Bacteroidales bacterium:
- a CDS encoding sodium:solute symporter: MVFLSIWLRRSNATTGAEWIRTRFGSGRGGVQSHWIVVAFALISCLGFLTYGFIGLGKFVEIFIPWELVSPYVPFEVAPQYVAHVYGIVFTLFAMFYAILGGMSSIVWADVIQYTIMTISAIVIGVIAMNALSDFPLLVPEGWMNPFFGARLDLDWTGIIDEVNEKIISDGYSLFGIFFSMMLFKGVLVSLAGPAPNYDMQKILSTKSPREAAKMSGFVSVILMPTRYFMIAGFGVLGLLFYDQLDLIVGNRIDFEQILPSAISQFVPVGFMGLLLAGLLAAFMSTFAGTLNAAQAYIVNDIYLKYLRPDASGKQVSRTNYLTGITVVAISVVFGFFAQDVNSVLQWIVSALWGAYVVSNILKWYWWRFNGSGFFWGMLVGIVSALICSKIFDFLDLYYFPIILAASAIAAIAGTFLKPPTEEETLKSFYKNVKPWGFWKPIHEKVVAEDPSFKGNNDFWMDTFNVVVGTIAQTALVIFPIYIVLKRMLPLGISIAIIVICFIIMKKTWWDRLPGEKASAE, from the coding sequence ATGGTCTTTCTCTCCATCTGGCTCAGGCGATCCAACGCCACCACCGGAGCCGAATGGATACGGACCAGGTTTGGTTCAGGAAGAGGAGGAGTGCAATCGCACTGGATCGTCGTGGCCTTTGCGCTGATCAGCTGCCTGGGTTTCCTGACCTATGGCTTTATCGGACTGGGTAAGTTTGTGGAGATCTTTATTCCCTGGGAGCTCGTATCGCCTTATGTTCCCTTTGAGGTGGCTCCGCAATATGTGGCCCATGTGTACGGAATTGTCTTTACGCTCTTTGCCATGTTCTATGCCATCCTGGGCGGGATGAGCAGTATCGTCTGGGCCGATGTGATCCAGTACACCATTATGACCATCTCGGCTATAGTGATCGGGGTGATCGCCATGAATGCCTTATCGGATTTTCCCCTCCTGGTGCCTGAGGGCTGGATGAATCCTTTTTTCGGGGCCCGGCTTGATCTGGACTGGACAGGGATCATCGATGAGGTGAATGAAAAGATCATCAGCGATGGTTACTCCCTCTTTGGGATCTTCTTCAGTATGATGCTCTTCAAAGGGGTCCTGGTCAGTCTTGCCGGGCCTGCACCCAACTACGACATGCAGAAGATACTATCCACCAAATCGCCCAGGGAGGCGGCCAAGATGTCGGGCTTTGTATCGGTGATCCTGATGCCCACCCGTTACTTTATGATCGCGGGCTTTGGGGTGCTTGGACTGCTCTTTTATGATCAACTGGACCTGATTGTGGGGAACCGGATAGACTTTGAACAGATTCTCCCCTCGGCCATCAGCCAGTTTGTGCCTGTGGGCTTTATGGGCTTGCTGCTGGCCGGACTGCTGGCTGCCTTTATGTCCACCTTTGCCGGGACCCTGAATGCGGCCCAGGCCTACATTGTCAATGATATTTACCTGAAGTACCTGCGACCCGATGCCTCCGGAAAACAGGTGAGCCGGACCAATTACCTCACCGGGATCACGGTGGTGGCCATCTCGGTGGTCTTCGGATTCTTCGCCCAGGATGTGAACAGTGTGCTGCAATGGATCGTATCCGCTCTTTGGGGGGCCTATGTGGTTTCCAATATCCTGAAGTGGTACTGGTGGCGCTTTAACGGATCGGGATTTTTCTGGGGCATGCTGGTGGGAATCGTATCCGCATTGATCTGCAGTAAGATCTTCGACTTCCTGGATCTGTACTACTTCCCCATTATCCTGGCAGCCTCGGCCATCGCAGCCATTGCCGGCACCTTCCTGAAACCTCCCACGGAGGAGGAGACCCTGAAGAGTTTTTATAAGAATGTGAAACCCTGGGGTTTCTGGAAGCCCATCCATGAGAAGGTAGTGGCCGAGGACCCCTCCTTTAAAGGGAATAATGATTTCTGGATGGACACCTTCAACGTCGTGGTAGGAACCATTGCCCAGACCGCCCTGGTCATCTTCCCGATCTACATTGTACTGAAGAGGATGCTGCCGCTGGGAATCTCCATAGCCATTATTGTTATTTGTTTTATCATTATGAAAAAAACCTGGTGGGACAGGCTTCCCGGCGAAAAAGCATCAGCGGAATGA
- a CDS encoding S9 family peptidase produces MVQISPARNEVIYYVSAPRGPNDEPGEANRKYYRASLENWIPGPLLEDRPSAGSPLFSPDGGYIAFLDAEKGEARQVWVMSAHGGPAKKLTNEPSGVSQFKWQPGEKGIAYVSGAKTSGREKELKQRGYDFIFYEEKLKNNYLHLAWFDGEWNQKSVWQITREGNVWDFEFNRQGTQIACSVSPDNLIDQRYMFRKIFLIDLETGRMKQVSGNEGKLGPYAFSPDGNFLAYAAALNINDSQVSQAYVVNLASGKISRLTPPGFKGHVSWVDWKDRDHLLYLSGEGVYPTLSVVPVSGGQREVILNAADQDIIFGTPLFTADFKHVVFEGSTPSDRSNLYHWDGKGKPEKVTNLNPWLLEKVLGKQEVIQYTVRDGKMIEGILIYPAGYEPGNSYPLIVYVHGGSEAHETNGWKSGYSTPGQVMAGKGYLVLYLNYRASTGYGVDFAMEGFMDPAGKEFDDIADGIEWAVREKGADPDRIGMAGGSYGGYASAWFATYYTKYVKAVCMFVGISNVISKRGTTDIPFEELYVHSGEKLEKQWQLALERSPLYWAHQSRTATLIYGGAADTRVHPSQSLELYRRMKMNKHPAVRLVQYPGEGHGNRKQVGQIDVLYRQMEWLDWYVKDLHPLDGPMPRLDISDRYGLDWNY; encoded by the coding sequence GTGGTTCAGATCAGCCCTGCCAGAAATGAAGTCATTTATTATGTATCTGCCCCCAGGGGACCCAACGATGAACCGGGTGAGGCCAACAGAAAGTACTACCGGGCATCTCTTGAAAACTGGATACCCGGCCCCCTCCTTGAAGACAGGCCGTCTGCCGGCTCTCCCCTCTTCAGTCCCGATGGCGGTTATATTGCCTTTCTCGACGCGGAAAAGGGCGAAGCCAGACAGGTCTGGGTGATGAGCGCCCATGGAGGCCCCGCAAAAAAACTGACCAACGAACCCTCCGGTGTATCCCAATTCAAATGGCAACCCGGAGAAAAGGGGATCGCCTATGTTTCCGGCGCAAAAACATCCGGTCGCGAAAAGGAGCTGAAGCAACGGGGATATGATTTTATCTTCTACGAAGAGAAGCTGAAAAACAACTATCTCCATCTGGCCTGGTTCGACGGGGAGTGGAACCAGAAAAGCGTGTGGCAGATCACCCGGGAAGGAAATGTCTGGGATTTTGAGTTTAACCGCCAGGGAACTCAGATAGCATGCTCCGTTTCACCGGATAATCTGATCGACCAGCGCTACATGTTCCGGAAAATCTTTCTCATTGACCTGGAAACCGGCCGGATGAAGCAGGTCTCCGGCAATGAGGGTAAACTGGGGCCCTATGCCTTCAGTCCCGACGGCAATTTCCTGGCCTACGCCGCTGCTCTGAACATAAATGACTCCCAGGTCAGCCAGGCCTATGTGGTAAACCTGGCTTCCGGGAAGATCTCCAGGCTGACTCCTCCCGGGTTCAAGGGTCATGTAAGCTGGGTGGACTGGAAAGACAGGGATCACCTGCTTTACCTTTCCGGAGAAGGGGTCTATCCCACTCTGAGCGTGGTACCGGTTTCGGGCGGACAAAGAGAGGTGATCCTGAATGCAGCAGATCAGGACATAATTTTTGGCACCCCGCTGTTTACTGCCGATTTCAAACATGTTGTGTTTGAAGGCTCCACGCCCTCCGACCGGAGTAATCTCTACCACTGGGACGGGAAAGGCAAACCGGAGAAGGTCACCAATCTGAACCCCTGGCTCCTGGAGAAAGTCCTGGGAAAACAGGAGGTCATTCAGTATACGGTCAGAGATGGAAAGATGATTGAAGGAATTTTGATTTATCCGGCAGGCTATGAACCGGGCAACTCCTACCCCCTGATTGTATATGTGCATGGTGGATCTGAAGCCCATGAGACAAATGGCTGGAAAAGCGGGTACTCGACCCCCGGACAGGTCATGGCCGGCAAAGGATACCTGGTCCTATATCTTAATTACAGGGCCAGCACCGGATATGGAGTCGATTTTGCTATGGAAGGGTTTATGGATCCGGCCGGAAAGGAGTTTGATGATATCGCCGATGGCATCGAGTGGGCCGTGCGTGAAAAGGGAGCCGATCCCGACCGGATCGGTATGGCTGGCGGATCCTATGGAGGCTATGCCTCTGCCTGGTTTGCCACCTACTACACCAAATATGTAAAAGCGGTCTGTATGTTTGTGGGTATCAGTAATGTAATCAGCAAGCGGGGCACCACCGACATCCCTTTCGAAGAACTTTATGTGCACTCCGGGGAGAAGCTGGAAAAACAGTGGCAGCTGGCCCTGGAACGCAGTCCCCTTTACTGGGCCCACCAGAGCAGGACCGCCACGCTGATCTACGGAGGAGCAGCCGATACAAGGGTTCACCCCTCTCAGAGCCTGGAACTCTATCGCCGGATGAAAATGAATAAGCACCCGGCCGTCAGACTGGTGCAATACCCGGGGGAAGGACATGGCAACAGGAAGCAGGTGGGCCAGATCGATGTCCTTTACAGGCAGATGGAATGGCTCGACTGGTACGTGAAGGACCTGCACCCTCTGGACGGACCCATGCCCAGGCTGGATATCAGCGACCGGTACGGACTGGACTGGAATTATTAA
- a CDS encoding glycosidase encodes MSLFQERQKAIRQQHETLLARENRELFSTNGIFRRYQYPVLTRNHFPLEWRFDFNPASNPRFMERIGFNAAFNAGAIRWKGKYLLAVRGEGNDRKSFFAMAESPNGVDNFRFWERPLTMPETGDPDTNVYDLRLTAHEDGYIYGVFCTERKDPAAPEGDSSSAVAAAGIARTRDLVDWERLPDLVTYGGQQRNVVLHPEFIRGKYGFYTRPQDGFIDTGSGGGIAFGLSDSMVPAEVKEEKILDAKTYHTIYELKNGQGPAPIKTESGWLNLAHEVRNCAAGLRYTLYMFMTALEDPTRVIHKPAGLLMGPLGEERVGDVSNVLFCNGWIADDDGRVFIYYASSDTRMHVATSSLEQLVDYCKNTPEDGLRSAASVERINRLIDRNKNYLESL; translated from the coding sequence ATGAGTCTTTTTCAGGAACGCCAAAAGGCCATCCGCCAGCAACATGAAACTTTGCTGGCACGAGAGAACAGGGAGCTATTCAGCACAAACGGAATTTTCAGGCGCTACCAGTACCCCGTGCTGACCCGCAACCATTTCCCCCTGGAATGGCGCTTCGATTTTAACCCGGCAAGCAATCCCCGCTTTATGGAGCGGATCGGATTTAATGCAGCCTTTAACGCCGGAGCCATCCGATGGAAGGGGAAATACCTGCTGGCTGTGCGCGGAGAAGGAAACGACCGCAAATCCTTTTTTGCCATGGCCGAGAGTCCCAATGGGGTGGACAATTTCCGCTTCTGGGAGCGGCCCCTGACCATGCCCGAAACCGGGGATCCCGACACCAACGTATATGATCTCCGGCTGACTGCCCATGAGGATGGATATATCTACGGGGTGTTCTGTACCGAGCGGAAGGATCCCGCTGCCCCCGAAGGTGACAGCAGCAGCGCCGTGGCCGCAGCCGGCATAGCCCGGACCAGGGACCTGGTGGACTGGGAACGGCTTCCCGACCTGGTCACTTATGGAGGACAACAGCGCAATGTGGTGCTCCACCCCGAATTTATCCGTGGAAAGTATGGTTTCTACACCCGTCCCCAGGATGGCTTTATCGATACCGGTTCGGGCGGAGGGATCGCCTTCGGGCTCTCCGACTCCATGGTGCCTGCAGAGGTAAAGGAAGAAAAGATCCTGGATGCCAAGACCTACCACACCATCTACGAATTGAAAAACGGCCAGGGCCCCGCCCCCATAAAAACAGAGTCCGGCTGGCTCAACCTGGCCCACGAAGTACGCAACTGTGCAGCCGGACTTCGCTATACCCTCTATATGTTTATGACGGCGCTGGAAGATCCCACCCGGGTCATCCACAAACCCGCCGGACTTCTGATGGGACCCCTGGGTGAGGAGCGGGTGGGAGATGTCTCCAATGTGCTCTTCTGCAATGGCTGGATCGCCGACGACGACGGCCGGGTATTTATCTACTATGCTTCGTCCGATACCCGCATGCATGTGGCCACCTCAAGCCTGGAACAGCTGGTGGACTACTGTAAAAATACGCCGGAAGACGGGCTGCGCTCGGCTGCGTCGGTCGAGCGTATTAACAGGCTGATCGACCGGAACAAGAATTATTTAGAGTCTTTGTAA
- a CDS encoding nucleoside deaminase, which produces MNPSAFLKIAVDEAYTGMRAGAGGPFGAIITLDGRIIGKGHNTVLKSNDPTAHAEINAIRDACRQRKSPHLTGAVIYSNFEPCPMCLAAIYWADIRSLFYSHGRRDAELIGFQDQHLYHELSLNENQRELLTNRVSVPEMEELMEEWMGMDGKMFY; this is translated from the coding sequence ATGAATCCTTCTGCCTTTCTGAAAATAGCTGTAGATGAGGCCTATACAGGCATGCGTGCCGGGGCGGGAGGCCCTTTTGGCGCCATTATCACCCTGGACGGCAGAATCATCGGGAAGGGCCATAATACGGTCCTGAAATCGAATGATCCAACGGCTCATGCGGAAATAAATGCCATCCGGGATGCCTGCCGCCAACGGAAGAGTCCACACCTCACCGGGGCGGTCATATATTCCAATTTCGAACCCTGCCCCATGTGTCTGGCCGCCATCTACTGGGCAGACATACGCTCCCTCTTTTACAGTCACGGGCGCAGGGATGCGGAGCTCATCGGCTTTCAGGATCAGCACCTCTATCATGAATTATCCCTGAATGAAAATCAGAGAGAGCTGCTGACCAATCGTGTTTCTGTTCCGGAAATGGAAGAGCTTATGGAAGAGTGGATGGGCATGGATGGGAAAATGTTCTATTAA
- a CDS encoding AGE family epimerase/isomerase produces the protein MSHELKDLKEELEKELQDNILSWWMSFAPDRERGGFYGHIDHLNQVVEGAGKGAVLNARILWTFSAAYGLYRRPDYLETARRAFDYITRFFTDKKYGGVYWELEPDGSVRSGRKQIYAIAFTIYAMAEYHLASGDDRPLKIARGLFRDMEAHAPDRQLNGYKEALSRDWKPLQDMRLSEKDQNESKTMNTHLHILEAYTNLFRIWKDVQLEKALKNVLRLLLDRFVDRSSLHLNLFFDDQWTLRSSLISYGHDIEASWLLHEAAGVLEDRELIRETGQLAVSMARENLASLDADGGLPYEFFPETGEMDTDRHWWPQAEALVGYFNAFQLSGEHEFLAGALEIRAFIREHMIDPALGEWYWGVDINGKPQTEKEKAGFWKCPYHNGRACMEIIRRIEELNKSQI, from the coding sequence ATCAGTCATGAGCTGAAGGATCTGAAGGAGGAACTTGAAAAAGAGTTACAGGATAATATTCTCTCCTGGTGGATGAGCTTTGCCCCCGACCGGGAACGGGGCGGTTTTTACGGTCACATCGATCATCTGAACCAGGTGGTGGAAGGAGCCGGGAAAGGAGCGGTACTGAATGCCCGCATCCTCTGGACCTTTTCAGCAGCCTACGGCTTGTACCGGAGGCCGGATTACCTGGAAACGGCCCGCAGAGCCTTTGACTATATCACCCGCTTTTTCACCGATAAGAAATACGGAGGTGTTTACTGGGAACTGGAACCCGACGGCAGTGTGCGGTCCGGCCGGAAACAGATCTATGCCATCGCTTTTACGATATACGCCATGGCCGAATATCATCTGGCCTCCGGGGACGACCGTCCCCTGAAAATTGCCAGGGGGCTCTTCCGGGATATGGAGGCCCATGCCCCGGACAGACAGCTGAATGGCTACAAAGAGGCCCTTTCCCGCGATTGGAAACCGCTGCAGGATATGCGGCTCAGTGAAAAAGACCAGAACGAAAGCAAGACCATGAACACCCACCTGCACATCCTGGAGGCCTATACCAATCTCTTCAGAATCTGGAAGGATGTTCAGCTGGAGAAGGCCCTGAAGAACGTATTGCGGCTGCTGCTGGACCGATTCGTTGACCGCAGCTCCCTGCACCTGAATCTCTTCTTTGACGACCAGTGGACCCTGAGATCCTCCCTGATCTCCTATGGTCATGACATCGAGGCCAGCTGGCTCCTGCATGAAGCAGCCGGGGTACTGGAAGACCGGGAACTGATAAGGGAAACCGGACAACTGGCCGTGAGTATGGCCCGTGAAAATCTGGCTAGTCTCGATGCAGACGGGGGACTACCCTATGAGTTCTTCCCCGAAACCGGGGAGATGGATACAGACAGGCACTGGTGGCCCCAGGCCGAGGCCCTGGTGGGGTATTTCAATGCATTCCAGCTCTCGGGCGAGCATGAGTTTCTTGCCGGGGCCCTGGAAATCCGGGCTTTTATCCGGGAACATATGATCGATCCCGCCCTGGGAGAATGGTACTGGGGAGTGGACATAAACGGGAAGCCGCAAACAGAGAAAGAAAAGGCCGGCTTCTGGAAGTGCCCCTATCATAACGGAAGGGCCTGTATGGAGATCATACGTAGAATTGAGGAACTGAACAAATCACAAATCTAA
- a CDS encoding glycosyl hydrolase, whose translation MFVRFLVLPGLLLLFFVCDQKKEISIHSTLSDPKATSMATALFNNLQEISGDHILVGHQDALAYGLGWKGESFRTDINDVLGDHPALFGWDLGHMGDPENIDGVPFEDMRKWAIAVYEKGGLNTYSWHMRNYATGGSSLDRDSCVEACLPGGRVHEVYLERLDQAAEFFSGLTNQEGELIPVVFRPFHEMTGSWFWWGRGNCSAEQYKTLFRFTMDYLRNEKGLHQLIVAYSSDRFETAEQYMDFYPGDNYVDVMAFDDYHGLSAKERPPSTIHMLEILDSLSSAHRKIMAISETGLETIPNEKWFTGVVLPTLDANESTRKAAWILFWRNGRPDHFYAPYPGHPAAPDFIELRERIPRSSAAG comes from the coding sequence ATGTTCGTACGTTTCCTGGTCCTTCCGGGTCTTCTGCTGCTCTTTTTTGTCTGCGATCAAAAAAAGGAAATCAGCATCCACAGCACCCTGAGCGACCCGAAGGCCACCTCCATGGCCACGGCCCTTTTTAACAATCTGCAGGAGATTTCCGGGGACCATATCCTGGTGGGGCATCAGGATGCCCTGGCCTATGGTTTGGGATGGAAAGGAGAGTCCTTCCGGACCGATATCAACGATGTACTGGGTGATCATCCGGCCCTGTTTGGATGGGATCTGGGACATATGGGAGATCCGGAAAATATCGACGGGGTTCCCTTCGAGGATATGAGAAAATGGGCCATAGCGGTCTACGAAAAAGGAGGGTTGAATACCTACAGCTGGCATATGCGAAACTATGCCACCGGGGGAAGCAGCTTGGACCGGGATTCCTGTGTCGAAGCCTGCCTGCCGGGAGGCCGGGTGCACGAAGTCTATCTGGAGCGGCTGGACCAGGCTGCGGAGTTCTTTTCCGGCCTGACCAATCAGGAAGGGGAGTTGATCCCGGTCGTTTTCCGGCCCTTCCACGAAATGACCGGATCCTGGTTCTGGTGGGGTCGCGGAAACTGTTCCGCTGAACAGTATAAAACGCTATTTCGCTTCACCATGGATTATCTCCGCAATGAAAAAGGGCTGCATCAGCTTATCGTCGCTTATTCCAGCGATCGGTTTGAAACGGCTGAACAGTATATGGATTTCTACCCCGGCGACAACTATGTGGATGTGATGGCCTTTGATGACTATCACGGCCTGTCGGCCAAAGAGAGGCCCCCTTCGACCATCCATATGCTGGAAATACTCGATTCGCTCTCTTCGGCACACCGGAAGATAATGGCCATTTCGGAAACCGGGCTTGAGACCATTCCCAATGAAAAGTGGTTTACAGGGGTGGTACTGCCGACCCTGGATGCCAATGAATCGACCCGGAAAGCAGCCTGGATCCTCTTCTGGCGTAACGGCCGGCCGGACCACTTCTATGCTCCTTACCCGGGGCATCCCGCAGCTCCCGATTTCATTGAATTACGCGAGCGCATTCCCCGTAGCTCTGCTGCGGGGTAA
- a CDS encoding NAD-dependent succinate-semialdehyde dehydrogenase: MAVLKSINPFDPSRIINYPQLSDMSLAIRLGRSKTAFETYRLNSFEERAVMINRVAALLRERSRELAEEITREMGKPITEARAEVKKCAWVCEYYAENAALFLQDRVVETEAEESRIVFEPLGPVLAVMPWNFPFWQVFRFAAPALMAGNTVLLKHASNVQGCAATMDRLFREAGFEEGVFQNLAIGSDRVAAVIASEYVKAVTLTGSQQAGVSVASEAGKNLKKCVLELGGSNAFVVLNDANRELALHLALPARMQNGGQSCIAAKRFILESWIAEDFVPLLVARVKELVMGDPMEEGTQVGPLVSVRQAKEVEDQVNRSLEMGARLLLGGERKGAFYQPTILTAVLPGMPVFEEEVFGPVFAISEASSPGHALELSNHTAFGLGMQLFTESEASAGLFIKGAEEGAVFVNAMVKSDPRLPFGGSKKSGYGRELSEEGIKEFVNIKTIWIG; this comes from the coding sequence ATGGCGGTCCTGAAGAGCATCAATCCCTTTGATCCATCAAGGATCATTAATTACCCGCAGTTATCGGATATGAGCCTGGCCATAAGGCTGGGACGCTCCAAAACCGCCTTTGAAACATACAGGCTGAACTCTTTTGAGGAGAGAGCAGTGATGATCAACAGGGTGGCTGCATTGCTTCGTGAACGAAGCCGGGAGCTGGCAGAGGAGATTACCCGGGAGATGGGAAAACCGATTACAGAAGCCCGGGCCGAAGTAAAGAAGTGTGCCTGGGTCTGTGAATATTATGCGGAGAACGCAGCACTTTTCCTGCAGGACAGGGTGGTGGAGACAGAGGCCGAGGAAAGCCGTATTGTATTTGAACCCCTGGGACCTGTCCTGGCCGTTATGCCCTGGAACTTTCCCTTCTGGCAGGTATTCCGTTTTGCTGCCCCTGCTCTGATGGCAGGGAATACGGTGCTTCTTAAACACGCCTCCAATGTGCAGGGCTGTGCCGCGACCATGGATCGCTTATTCAGGGAGGCAGGATTTGAAGAAGGGGTTTTTCAGAACCTGGCCATTGGTTCGGACCGGGTGGCAGCGGTTATTGCCAGTGAATATGTAAAGGCGGTCACCCTCACCGGGAGTCAACAGGCAGGGGTGTCCGTGGCCTCTGAAGCCGGAAAGAATCTGAAAAAATGTGTGCTTGAGCTGGGAGGCAGCAATGCCTTTGTGGTCCTGAACGATGCCAACCGGGAGCTTGCGCTTCATCTGGCCCTCCCTGCCAGGATGCAGAACGGGGGACAAAGCTGCATTGCAGCCAAACGTTTTATTTTGGAGTCCTGGATCGCTGAAGATTTTGTTCCGCTCCTGGTGGCCAGGGTCAAGGAACTGGTGATGGGAGATCCCATGGAGGAAGGAACCCAGGTGGGGCCGCTGGTTTCTGTCAGGCAGGCCAAAGAGGTGGAGGACCAGGTAAACAGATCCTTGGAGATGGGAGCCAGACTGCTCCTGGGAGGAGAACGGAAGGGGGCCTTCTACCAGCCCACCATTCTGACCGCTGTGCTTCCCGGAATGCCGGTCTTTGAGGAAGAGGTGTTCGGACCTGTTTTTGCCATTTCGGAGGCCAGTTCTCCCGGGCATGCCCTGGAGTTGTCCAACCATACGGCCTTCGGGCTGGGGATGCAGCTTTTTACCGAATCGGAGGCTTCGGCCGGACTCTTTATTAAAGGGGCCGAAGAAGGTGCCGTATTTGTCAATGCCATGGTCAAGTCAGATCCCCGGCTTCCCTTCGGGGGCTCCAAGAAATCGGGGTATGGCCGGGAGCTTTCGGAGGAAGGAATCAAGGAATTTGTGAACATAAAAACCATCTGGATCGGGTGA
- a CDS encoding Gfo/Idh/MocA family oxidoreductase, with amino-acid sequence MDRRNFIGKSALAAGAFTIIPEKVLAGEQKKSMAPSDRVNLGYIGVGKQSLGLLRSLGECPETMVLAACDVDKLKLNRFKGEAEKMNASKLNGGSQIVDTYENYRELLERKDIDAVVIATPDHWHAMIAIDAARAGKDIYCEKPMALTVAEGRAMVNATRKYDRVFQTGNMQRSWRNFRHACEMVSNGYIGDIREINVSVGDPDMAVELPAEPVPEYLNWDLWVGPSLFRNYHPELAPPIEDDGWANWRAYRGFGGGQVTDWGAHMFDIAQWALGMDQSGPVEFLPPKERGSRGMKMIYANGVVMNHTDWGSFNAVQFLGSEGNIEVSRGFYRSDIEGLTELELKDSDTPLYKSDNHYQDWIDAIKKRTRPVSDVETGHRTASLCNIINIGYALERPLKWKPAHEKFIDDDAANSMLGRPFRGEWDFNNI; translated from the coding sequence ATGGACAGAAGAAATTTTATCGGAAAATCGGCCCTGGCCGCCGGAGCGTTTACCATTATACCCGAAAAGGTTTTGGCCGGAGAACAGAAAAAAAGTATGGCACCCAGTGACCGGGTGAACCTGGGATATATCGGGGTCGGGAAACAGAGCCTCGGACTGCTGAGAAGCCTGGGCGAATGCCCGGAGACCATGGTTCTGGCTGCCTGTGATGTGGACAAACTAAAACTGAATCGCTTTAAGGGGGAGGCAGAAAAAATGAATGCCTCCAAGCTGAATGGCGGAAGCCAGATCGTGGATACCTATGAGAATTACCGGGAGCTCCTGGAGAGGAAAGACATTGATGCGGTGGTGATTGCCACTCCCGACCACTGGCACGCGATGATTGCCATTGATGCAGCCAGAGCGGGCAAAGATATTTATTGCGAAAAGCCCATGGCCCTCACCGTGGCGGAAGGCAGGGCCATGGTGAATGCCACCAGGAAATACGACCGGGTTTTCCAGACCGGGAACATGCAGCGATCCTGGAGAAACTTCAGGCATGCCTGTGAGATGGTTTCCAACGGCTACATCGGGGATATCAGGGAGATCAATGTAAGTGTGGGGGATCCGGATATGGCCGTTGAACTTCCGGCAGAACCGGTTCCGGAATATCTGAACTGGGATCTCTGGGTGGGGCCATCCCTGTTCCGGAACTATCACCCGGAGCTTGCCCCTCCCATTGAGGATGACGGATGGGCCAACTGGAGGGCCTACCGGGGTTTTGGAGGGGGCCAGGTCACCGACTGGGGGGCTCATATGTTTGATATCGCACAGTGGGCCCTGGGCATGGATCAATCCGGCCCGGTGGAATTTTTACCGCCCAAAGAGAGAGGCAGCAGGGGAATGAAAATGATCTACGCCAATGGCGTTGTCATGAATCATACGGACTGGGGAAGCTTTAATGCGGTACAGTTCCTGGGCTCAGAGGGAAACATTGAGGTGAGCCGCGGTTTTTACCGCTCCGACATCGAAGGCCTCACCGAACTTGAATTGAAGGACAGTGATACCCCTCTTTATAAGAGTGATAACCACTACCAGGACTGGATAGATGCCATCAAAAAGCGCACCCGTCCGGTATCCGATGTGGAGACGGGGCACCGGACCGCTTCCCTGTGTAACATTATAAACATCGGCTACGCCCTGGAACGGCCTCTGAAATGGAAACCGGCACATGAAAAATTCATTGACGATGATGCTGCCAACAGCATGCTTGGCAGGCCCTTCCGGGGAGAATGGGACTTTAACAACATCTAA